Proteins from a single region of Platichthys flesus chromosome 16, fPlaFle2.1, whole genome shotgun sequence:
- the brsk1b gene encoding serine/threonine-protein kinase BRSK1: MSSKELTVGLSSQYVGPYRLEKTLGKGQTGLVKLGVHCITGQKVAIKIVNREKLSESVLMKVEREIAILKLIEHPHVLKLHDVYENNKYLYLVLEHVSGGELFDYLVKKGRLTPKEARKFFRQIISALDFCHNHSICHRDLKPENLLLDEKNNIRIADFGMASLQVGDSLLETSCGSPHYACPEVIRGEKYDGRRADVWSCGVILFALLVGALPFDHDNLRQLLEKVKSGVFHMPHFIPPDCQALLKGMIEVNPDKRLTLEAIQKHAWYQSGRNEPCPEQPAPRRVCVKRILSLTDLDPDVLESMYSLGCFRDRAKLTQDLTSEEENQEKMIYYLLFDRKERYPSCEDEDLPPRNDLDPPRKRVDSPMLTRHGRCRPERKSLEVLSVTDQGSPTPPRRALDTSAHSQRSRSVSGASTGLSSSPLSSPRSPVFTFSQSEVTSTTAPSSKDPKPGSAATSARPTRPAPDPKTMTLPSKGPTERHQLHSMKSLPLQTPRSPSPSPSPLLSPIPRFFNFPSPSVFKSKNSQSSSNSSATPPPVSQVTPQGSPLPTPLGTPVHQIQHPSSTTPPSSSSSSSSSRADGGGGASMSLTPPSSPGGSGGMAASSSAHWRTRLNSFKNNLLGSPRFHRRKMQVPTSEDMSSLTPESSPELAKRSWFGNFISLEKEEQIFVMIRDKPLSSIKADIVHAFLSIPSLSHSVVSQNSFRAEYKSSGGPSVFQKPVKFQVDIAFSEGERERERERAEREGRRQMGIYSVTFTLVTGPSRRFKRVVETIQAQLLSTHDQPSVQALADEKNGQLTRQPSTPSRQNSRRSESGSDRERGERGERPADGGTGSGSSSSTVLQRRGSGKDKTRLLSSSNGTQSHP, translated from the exons ATGAGCAGCAAGGAGTTGACGGTGGGCCTGTCCAGCCAGTACGTGGGGCCCTACCGGCTGGAGAAGACCCTCGGGAAGGGCCAGACAG GACTGGTGAAGTTGGGCGTCCACTGTATCACGGGACAGAAGGTGGCCATAAAGATTGTGAACAGGGAGAAGCTCTCTGAATCGGTTCTCATGAAG gtggagagagaaataGCTATTCTTAAACTAATAGAGCATCCTCACGTTCTGAAGCTGCACGATGTCTATGAGAATAACAAATACCT GTACCTGGTGCTGGAACATGTGTCCGGAGGAGAGTTATTCGACTACCTGGTGAAAAAGGGACGGTTGACGCCCAAGGAGGCCAGAAAGTTCTTCAGACAAATCATCTCCGCCCTCGACTTCTGCCATAACCACTCCATATG CCACAGAGACCTGAAGCCAGAGAATCTTCTCCTGGATGAGAAGAACAACATCAGGATCGCAGACTTCGGCATGGCGTCGCTACAGGTCGGGGACAGTCTACTGGAAACCAGCTGCGG GTCCCCACATTATGCCTGTCCAGAGGTCATACGG GGGGAGAAGTACGACGGTCGCAGGGCCGATGTCTGGAGCTGTGGAGTCATCCTCTTTGCTCTTCTTGTG GGTGCTTTGCCCTTTGACCACGACAACCTGCGGCAGCTTCTGGAGAAGGTGAAGAGCGGAGTGTTCCACATGCCTCACTTCATTCCTCCGGACTGCCAGGCTCTGCTCAAGGGAATGATAGAAGTCAACCCGGACAAGAGACTCACG CTTGAAGCAATACAGAAACACGCCTGGTACCA GAGCGGCCGAAACGAGCCGTGTCCGGAGCAGCCGGCGCCGCGCCGCGTGTGCGTGAAGAGGATCCTGTCCCTCACGGACCTGGACCCCGACGTGCTGGAGAGCATGTACTCGCTCGGCTGCTTCAGAGACCGGGCCAAACTCACACAGGACCTTACAAGTGAGGA gGAGAACCAGGAGAAGATGATCTACTACCTCCTGTTCGACCGGAAGGAGCGGTACCCCAGCTGTGAGGACGAGGACCTGCCGCCCAGGAACGACCTCG ACCCTCCCAGGAAGCGCGTGGACTCGCCCATGTTGACACGTCACGGCCGCTGTCGTCCCGAGAGGAAGAGCCTGGAAGTCCTCAGTGTCACGGACCAGGGGTCTCCCACCCCCCCTCGCAGGGCTCTGGACACGAGCGCACACAGCCAGAG GTCTCGTTCAGTCAGCGGAGCGTCCACTGGTCTGTCCTCCAGTCCCCTCAGCAGCCCCAGG AGTCCGGTCTTCactttcagccaatcagaagtcACCTCCACTACCGCTCCCTCCTCCAAAGACCCCAAACCAGGAAGTGCCGCCACCAGCGCTCGGcccacccgcccggcgcctgaCCCCAAAACCATGACCCTGCCCTCAAAGGGCCCCACTGAACGGCACCAGCTTCACTCCATGAAGTCCCTCCCTCTTCAGACTCCACGCTCCCCCTCCCCGTCTCCGTCCCCGCTCCTGTCCCCCATCCCACGCTTCTTCAACTTCCCCTCGCCGTCTGTCTTCAAGTCCAAGAACTCCCAGTCGTCCTCTAACTCCTCTGCCACCCCTCCCCCTGTTTCACAGGTCACGCCTCAGGGCTCGCCGCTGCCCACTCCGCTGGGCACGCCCgtgcaccaaattcaacaccCTTCCTCCACCacccctccctcttcctcctcctcgtcttcttcttccagaGCCGacggagggggcggggcctcgATGTCGCTGACCCCGCCCTCCAGCCCGGGCGGCAGCGGCGGCATGGCCGCTTCAAGCTCCGCCCACTGGAGAACAAGGCTCAACTCGTTCAAGAACAACCTGCTGGGCTCGCCGCGCTTCCATCGGCGCAAAATGCAAG TCCCTACATCCGAGGACATGTCCAGTTTGACTCCAGAGTCCAGTCCAGA ACTGGCCAAGAGGTCGTGGTTCGGTAACTTCATCAgcctggagaaggaggagcagatcTTTGTGATGATCAGAGACAAGCCGCTCAGCTCCATCAAGGCCGACATCGTCCACGCCTTCCTCTCG ATCCCGTCCCTCAGCCACAGCGTGGTGTCTCAGAACAGTTTCCGGGCAGAGTACAAGTCCTCCGGCGGCCCCTCTGTCTTCCAGAAACCTGTCAAGTTCCAA GTGGACATTGCTTTctcagaaggagagagggagcgagagagggaacGAGCCGAGAGGGAAGGAAGAAGACAGATGGGAATCTACAGCGTCACCTTCACGCTAGTAACAG gtccCAGTCGCAGATTCAAAAGAGTTGTGGAAACCATTCAGGCTCAGCTGCTGAGTACTCACGATCAGCCGTCTGTGCAGGCACTGGCTG ATGAGAAGAACGGTCAGCTGACTCGCCAGCCCAGCACTCCCTCGCGTCAAAACTCCCGGCGTTCCGAAAGTGGATCCGACCGGGAGCGGGGGGAGCGGGGGGAGCGCCCGGCGGACGGAGGAACCGGAAGTGGGAGCAGCAGTAGCACCGTCTTACAAAGGCGAGGGTCAGGGAAAGACAAGACCAGACTCCTCTCGTCGTCCAATGGGACGCAGTCTCACCCCTGA